One segment of Salvia splendens isolate huo1 chromosome 20, SspV2, whole genome shotgun sequence DNA contains the following:
- the LOC121780543 gene encoding alcohol dehydrogenase-like 7 isoform X1, whose translation MNNRKSVEALRLMANNNTSTAGKAITCRAAVARAAGAPLVIEEVVVDPPKSGELRIKIICTSLCHSDLTFFNLVVPPACFPRILGHEAVGMVESVGDGVIEVVEGDMVIPVFMSDCGECRDCKSKKSNLCTEFPFRVDPWMHDGTSRFRDLNGQTIHHFMFVSSFTEYTVVHRANVIKLNPAIPPSRACLLACGVSTGVGAAWRSASVERGSTVAIFGLGSIGLAVAEGARLCGAARIIGIDVNPNKFALSKKFGVTDFIDSTSCTEKSVSQMVNELTDGGADYCFECVGRASLVEEAYACCRKGWGKTIVVGVDRPGSLLKFASTEVLHSGKIILGSLFGGLKPKLDIPILVNKYMDKELELDKFVTHEVGFEEINKAFDLLHQGKSLRCVIWMDR comes from the exons atgAATAATCGAAAATCAGTTGAAGCTTTGAGATTAATGGCTAACAACAACACCTCCACTGCGGGCAAAGCCATTACATGCCGAG CGGCGGTGGCGAGAGCAGCTGGGGCGCCGCTCGTTATCGAGGAGGTGGTTGTGGATCCTCCTAAATCCGGCGAACTTCGCATCAAAATCATTTGCACTTCTCTTTGTCATAGCGATCTTACTTTCTTCAACTTGGTC GTGCCTCCCGCTTGTTTTCCGAGAATCCTGGGACATGAAGCAGTTGG CATGGTGGAGAGCGTGGGCGATGGCGTTATTGAGGTTGTCGAAGGAGATATGGTTATCCCCGTATTTATGTCAGATTGTGGCGAGTGTAGAGATTGCAAATCGAAGAAGAGCAACCTGTGTACCGAATTCCCATTTAGAGTCGATCCCTGGATGCACGATGGAACGAGCAGATTCAGAGACCTCAACGGACAGACTATACACCATTTCATGTTCGTGTCTAGCTTCACAGAGTACACAGTTGTTCATCGTGCTAACGTGATCAAACTCAACCCAGCAATCCCTCCTAGCAGGGCTTGCCTCCTTGCTTGTGGAGTCTCCACAG GCGTGGGAGCAGCGTGGAGGTCTGCAAGTGTCGAACGAGGATCTACAGTTGCCATCTTCGGTTTGGGGTCAATTGGATTGGCA GTTGCAGAAGGGGCAAGATTGTGTGGTGCTGCTAGAATCATTGGCATTGATGTGAACCCTAACAAGTTTGCACTAA GTAAAAAATTTGGAGTAACTGATTTCATTGATTCTACCAGCTGCACTGAAAAATCTGTAAGCCAG ATGGTAAATGAGTTGACTGATGGAGGGGCAGATTACTGCTTCGAATGCGTTGGAAGGGCATCCTTAGTCGAGGAGGCATATGCCTGCTGTCGAAAG GGGTGGGGTAAGACGATCGTGGTGGGGGTGGATAGACCCGGCTCGCTACTGAAATTCGCATCCACGGAAGTCCTTCATAGTGGAAAGATTATCTTGGGATCTTTGTTCGGAGGCCTCAAGCCAAAGTTGGACATACCGATCCTCGTTAACAAGTACATGGACAAG GAATTAGAGCTGGATAAGTTTGTGACGCATGAGGTGGGGTTTGAAGAGATCAACAAAGCTTTCGATTTGCTGCATCAAGGAAAGAGCCTCAGATGTGTGATTTGGATGGATAGAtga
- the LOC121780543 gene encoding alcohol dehydrogenase-like 7 isoform X2, with protein sequence MNNRKSVEALRLMANNNTSTAGKAITCRAGAPLVIEEVVVDPPKSGELRIKIICTSLCHSDLTFFNLVVPPACFPRILGHEAVGMVESVGDGVIEVVEGDMVIPVFMSDCGECRDCKSKKSNLCTEFPFRVDPWMHDGTSRFRDLNGQTIHHFMFVSSFTEYTVVHRANVIKLNPAIPPSRACLLACGVSTGVGAAWRSASVERGSTVAIFGLGSIGLAVAEGARLCGAARIIGIDVNPNKFALSKKFGVTDFIDSTSCTEKSVSQMVNELTDGGADYCFECVGRASLVEEAYACCRKGWGKTIVVGVDRPGSLLKFASTEVLHSGKIILGSLFGGLKPKLDIPILVNKYMDKELELDKFVTHEVGFEEINKAFDLLHQGKSLRCVIWMDR encoded by the exons atgAATAATCGAAAATCAGTTGAAGCTTTGAGATTAATGGCTAACAACAACACCTCCACTGCGGGCAAAGCCATTACATGCCGAG CTGGGGCGCCGCTCGTTATCGAGGAGGTGGTTGTGGATCCTCCTAAATCCGGCGAACTTCGCATCAAAATCATTTGCACTTCTCTTTGTCATAGCGATCTTACTTTCTTCAACTTGGTC GTGCCTCCCGCTTGTTTTCCGAGAATCCTGGGACATGAAGCAGTTGG CATGGTGGAGAGCGTGGGCGATGGCGTTATTGAGGTTGTCGAAGGAGATATGGTTATCCCCGTATTTATGTCAGATTGTGGCGAGTGTAGAGATTGCAAATCGAAGAAGAGCAACCTGTGTACCGAATTCCCATTTAGAGTCGATCCCTGGATGCACGATGGAACGAGCAGATTCAGAGACCTCAACGGACAGACTATACACCATTTCATGTTCGTGTCTAGCTTCACAGAGTACACAGTTGTTCATCGTGCTAACGTGATCAAACTCAACCCAGCAATCCCTCCTAGCAGGGCTTGCCTCCTTGCTTGTGGAGTCTCCACAG GCGTGGGAGCAGCGTGGAGGTCTGCAAGTGTCGAACGAGGATCTACAGTTGCCATCTTCGGTTTGGGGTCAATTGGATTGGCA GTTGCAGAAGGGGCAAGATTGTGTGGTGCTGCTAGAATCATTGGCATTGATGTGAACCCTAACAAGTTTGCACTAA GTAAAAAATTTGGAGTAACTGATTTCATTGATTCTACCAGCTGCACTGAAAAATCTGTAAGCCAG ATGGTAAATGAGTTGACTGATGGAGGGGCAGATTACTGCTTCGAATGCGTTGGAAGGGCATCCTTAGTCGAGGAGGCATATGCCTGCTGTCGAAAG GGGTGGGGTAAGACGATCGTGGTGGGGGTGGATAGACCCGGCTCGCTACTGAAATTCGCATCCACGGAAGTCCTTCATAGTGGAAAGATTATCTTGGGATCTTTGTTCGGAGGCCTCAAGCCAAAGTTGGACATACCGATCCTCGTTAACAAGTACATGGACAAG GAATTAGAGCTGGATAAGTTTGTGACGCATGAGGTGGGGTTTGAAGAGATCAACAAAGCTTTCGATTTGCTGCATCAAGGAAAGAGCCTCAGATGTGTGATTTGGATGGATAGAtga